A window of the Trichoderma asperellum chromosome 6, complete sequence genome harbors these coding sequences:
- a CDS encoding uncharacterized protein (BUSCO:EOG092D04CD), whose translation MRNLRNLRFGRWRHPDITAACWDPENDEIVCSIGPTAQNQTIELVRLSEKDSISRRTLARWDAPSPTPDLLVDRIVNLQYLSGSATTCVVLGGGDIITVREEPGGPFDVHIEIMGSIDAGITAARWSPDGELLTVVTKANTVIFMGSTFDPVAEVTMTEEDLKASKHVSVGWGKKETQFEGRGAKALRDPTIPLKVDQGLPSSNEDGSASISWRGDGAYVAVNSVQSGSRRAIRVYSREGELDSVSEPVDGFEGALSWRPSGNLIAGIQRLADRVDVVFFERNGLRHGQFTLRSPNGSPLDASDTKIRLEWNSDSTVLAVILSDTIQLWTTGNYHWYLKQEIAMDPGFACLAWHSEKALRFAAVSAESMILAEQIFHTSRGSCRLPYDNGVVAVIDGETVKITPFRTANVPPPMSLFEIKAESSVVDVAFGRQNSSFVVLHQKGVDLYELPLKNGRSTRPVEVLKLPFDTPNMPEHHIPLRICWVADNSLRCMSYQDDLGHLQLVVSTDEGNTAEISMLDSNLILGATATREDDSTVESYGQDQSGRLYRLSNFGHELLPFQFTTQLPWFEVSKHEDVEMAFGLSRAGHIFANSRLLAKNCTSFVVTPNHLIYTTSNHFVKYVHLTADVEDLEVPGDDPEKDERCRSVERGSRLVTAMPTNMSIVLQMPRGNLETIFPRAMVVAGIRSLIDEKNYARAFSYCRSQRVDMNILYDHKPEQFLSSVGLFLDQLGEVSYIDLFLSSLREEDVTQTMYQDTKRSKAHFHSINAVPEQPPPSTKPQGSKVNAICDAVLKGLQSLKATHLQNIISAHVCKVPPAMDDGLTLVAELMQEDEKLAEKAVEHICFLVDVNRVYENALGLYNLDLALLVAQQSQRDPREYLPFIQNLHVLSELRRKFEIDDHLARRQKALGHLQALDAFDELCKYTSKHDLYQDSLKLYRYDPPRLQTLTEIYAIYLESKSQYREAGLAYESIKNYAKATNCYRSAGATCWQECLFTAYQQDPPLSADSKAELATALADALWEAKDFSSAATIHLDYLSSLETAVKCLCRGYHFAEAIRLVIQHSRPELLETAIDTGLAEALGRTTEFLADCKAQLRAQVPRIAELRLKAAEDPLAFYEGERAGGLDLPDDVSVAASSRVSTSASLFTRYTGKAGSVGTAGTGVSRATSKNRRREEKKRARGRKGTVYEEEYLVNSVRRLVERVEAAKSETERLVFALVRRGMAERARAAEALLADVTEACEVAVREVFAISAAQQLQQQQEQEQQQQQQAGEANAWKASGGEGVFQEFIQEQGKKLEPPVITGMKKLALLG comes from the exons AGAAGAGCCGGGAGGACCCTTCGATGTTCACATTGAGATCATGGGATCTATCGATGCTGGCATTACGGCCGCACGATGGTCCCCAGACGGAGAGCTCTTGACCGTTGTTACAAAAGCCAACACTGTCATCTTTATGGGAAGCACATTCGATCCTGTCGCCGAGGTTACCATGACAGAAGAAGATCTGAAGGCGTCAAAACATGTTTCCGTAGGATGGGGCAAGAAGGAGACACAATTCGAAGGTCGCGGTGCCAAGGCCCTCAGAGATCCTACGATACCACTGAAAGTCGACCAGGGCCTTCCGAGCTCAAACGAAGACGGGTCTGCGTCCATCAGCTGGCGCGGAGATGGCGCATATGTAGCTGTCAACTCAGTTCAAAGCGGTTCTCGGCGCGCCATCAGAGTCTACTCTCGCGAGGGAGAGCTGGATAGTGTCAGCGAGCCCGTGGACGGATTTGAGGGCGCTTTGAGCTGGAGGCCGTCTGGTAATCTAATTGCCGGTATCCAGCGCTTGGCGGATAGAGTCGACGTTGTGTTTTTCGAGCGCAACGGTCTGCGCCATGGACAGTTTACTCTGCGCTCGCCAAACGGCTCCCCCTTGGATGCTAGTGACACCAAGATCCGACTCGAGTGGAACTCAGACTCGACAGTCTTGGCTGTTATTCTCAGCGATACAATTCAACTCTGGACGACGGGCAATTACCATTGGTATCTCAAGCAAGAAATTGCCATGGACCCAGGGTTTGCCTGCCTGGCTTGGCACTCGGAGAAGGCCCTTCGATTTGCTGCAGTGTCGGCGGAGAGCATGATACTCGCCGAGCAAATCTTCCACACATCTCGAGGCTCATGCCGCCTACCGTATGATAACGGAGTAGTCGCCGTTATCGATGGCGAGACTGTCAAGATCACACCCTTCCGCACTGCCAATGTGCCTCCGCCCATGTCCTTGTTCGAGATCAAAGCGGAGTCTTCTGTTGTTGACGTAGCGTTCGGGCGCCAGAACTCTTCATTCGTGGTTCTGCACCAGAAAGGTGTAGACCTCTATGAGCTGCCTTTGAAAAATGGGCGATCAACTAGGCCGGTAGAGGTGCTTAAGCTACCCTTTGATACCCCTAATATGCCGGAGCATCATATACCCCTAAGAATCTGCTGGGTGGCTGACAACAGCTTGCGTTGTATGAGCTACCAAGATGACTTGGGCCATCTACAGCTGGTTGTATCGACTGACGAGGGAAACACTGCCGAAATTAGCATGCTAGATAGCAATCTGATCCTTGGAGCGACCGCTACTCGTGAGGATGATTCTACTGTTGAGAGCTATGGTCAGGACCAATCCGGAAGATTGTACAGGCTCTCGAATTTTGGACATGAACTTCTTCCATTCCAGTTCACAACGCAACTTCCATGGTTCGAAGTCAGCAAGCATGAAGACGTCGAGATGGCCTTTGGACTTTCGAGAGCGGGGCACATCTTTGCCAACTCTAGATTATTGGCCAAGAATTGTACTTCTTTTGTTGTTACGCCGAATCACCTCATTTACACCACTAGCAATCACTTTGTCAAGTACGTGCACTTGACAGCAGACGTTGAGG ATTTGGAAGTTCCTGGCGATGATCCTGAAAAGGACGAGCGTTGCCGTAGCGTAGAACGTGGTTCCCGTCTGGTCACAGCAATGCCAACTAATATGAGCATTGTACTTCAAATGCCACGAGGCAACTTGGAAACCATCTTCCCCAGAGCCATGGTGGTTGCCGGTATCAGAAGCTTAATTGATGAGAAGAACTATGCACGGGCATTTTCTTACTGTCGATCGCAGCGAGTCGATATGAACATTCTATATGATCACAAACCCGAACAGTTTCTCTCAAGCGTTGGACTCTTCCTGGATCAACTCGGCGAGGTCTCTTACATCGATCTATTCCTCTCATCACTTCGAGAGGAAGATGTCACGCAGACCATGTATCAAGATACCAAGCGATCCAAAGCTCACTTCCACAGCATCAACGCGGTCCCAGAACAACCGCCACCCTCTACGAAGCCTCAAGGTTCCAAGGTCAATGCAATTTGCGACGCGGTTCTGAAAGGCCTACAGTCCCTCAAAGCAACTCACCTCCAAAACATCATCTCCGCGCACGTCTGCAAAGTGCCTCCAGCTATGGATGACGGATTGACTCTTGTAGCTGAGCTGATGCAGGAAGACGAGAAACTTGCCGAAAAGGCGGTAGAACATATATGCTTCCTCGTGGATGTCAACCGAGTGTACGAGAATGCTTTGGGTCTATACAACCTTGATCTTGCTTTGCTTGTTGCACAACAGTCTCAGCGAGATCCAAGAGAATATCTGCCCTTTATTCAAAACCTACACGTTCTTTCTGAGCTTCGCCGAAAGTTTGAGATTGACGACCACCTCGCACGTCGGCAGAAGGCATTGGGTCATCTCCAGGCTCTTGATGCATTCGACGAACTGTGCAAGTACACTAGCAAGCACGACCTCTACCAAGACTCCCTCAAACTCTATCGATACGACCCGCCCCGTCTACAGACACTGACTGAAATCTATGCCATCTATCTGGAATCGAAATCTCAATATCGGGAAGCAGGTTTAGCATACGAATCTATCAAAAACTACGCCAAAGCCACCAACTGCTACCGTTCAGCCGGTGCCACATGCTGGCAGGAATGTCTCTTCACAGCCTACCAGCAAGATCCTCCCCTTTCTGCAGACAGCAAAGCCGAGCTTGCTACCGCCCTCGCAGACGCCCTCTGGGAGGCCAAAGACTTCTCCTCTGCCGCGACTATCCACCTCGATTATCTTTCTTCGCTCGAGACTGCTGTCAAGTGTCTCTGCCGTGGCTACCATTTCGCCGAGGCTATTCGCCTTGTCATTCAACACTCACGTCCCGAGCTTCTTGAGACCGCCATTGACACTGGGCTCGCCGAAGCACTCGGCCGGACGACGGAATTCTTGGCTGACTGCAAGGCCCAGCTTCGCGCCCAAGTCCCCCGCATTGCTGAGCTTCGCCTGAAAGCTGCCGAAGACCCCCTCGCTTTCTATGAAGGCGAGCGTGCCGGCGGACTGGATCTGCCTGATGACGTCTCCGTAGCGGCAAGTTCGCGCGTCAGCACTTCCGCCAGTTTGTTCACTCGCTACACTGGCAAGGCAGGCAGCGTGGGCACCGCGGGCACAGGCGTCAGTCGCGCTACGAGCAAGAACCGTCggcgagaggaaaagaagcgcgCTAGAGGACGAAAGGGCACTGTCTACGAGGAAGAGTATCTGGTCAACAGTGTGCGACGACTTGTCGAGCGCGTGGAGGCTGCCAAATCCGAAACCGAGAGGCTAGTTTTCGCCCTCGTGAGGAGGGGCATGGCTGAGCGAGCGAGAGCCGCAGAGGCGCTCTTGGCGGACGTGACGGAGGCTTGCGAGGTTGCGGTGAGGGAAGTATTCGCTATTTCGGCGGCACAGCAacttcaacagcagcaggaacaggagcaacagcagcagcagcaagctggtGAGGCGAATGCGTGGAAGGCTTCTGGAGGAGAGGGCGTGTTTCAGGAATTCATTCAAGAGCAGGGTAAGAAGCTTGAACCGCCGGTTATTACAgggatgaagaagctggcattATTGGGATGA
- a CDS encoding uncharacterized protein (BUSCO:EOG092D04CD) yields the protein MGSIDAGITAARWSPDGELLTVVTKANTVIFMGSTFDPVAEVTMTEEDLKASKHVSVGWGKKETQFEGRGAKALRDPTIPLKVDQGLPSSNEDGSASISWRGDGAYVAVNSVQSGSRRAIRVYSREGELDSVSEPVDGFEGALSWRPSGNLIAGIQRLADRVDVVFFERNGLRHGQFTLRSPNGSPLDASDTKIRLEWNSDSTVLAVILSDTIQLWTTGNYHWYLKQEIAMDPGFACLAWHSEKALRFAAVSAESMILAEQIFHTSRGSCRLPYDNGVVAVIDGETVKITPFRTANVPPPMSLFEIKAESSVVDVAFGRQNSSFVVLHQKGVDLYELPLKNGRSTRPVEVLKLPFDTPNMPEHHIPLRICWVADNSLRCMSYQDDLGHLQLVVSTDEGNTAEISMLDSNLILGATATREDDSTVESYGQDQSGRLYRLSNFGHELLPFQFTTQLPWFEVSKHEDVEMAFGLSRAGHIFANSRLLAKNCTSFVVTPNHLIYTTSNHFVKYVHLTADVEDLEVPGDDPEKDERCRSVERGSRLVTAMPTNMSIVLQMPRGNLETIFPRAMVVAGIRSLIDEKNYARAFSYCRSQRVDMNILYDHKPEQFLSSVGLFLDQLGEVSYIDLFLSSLREEDVTQTMYQDTKRSKAHFHSINAVPEQPPPSTKPQGSKVNAICDAVLKGLQSLKATHLQNIISAHVCKVPPAMDDGLTLVAELMQEDEKLAEKAVEHICFLVDVNRVYENALGLYNLDLALLVAQQSQRDPREYLPFIQNLHVLSELRRKFEIDDHLARRQKALGHLQALDAFDELCKYTSKHDLYQDSLKLYRYDPPRLQTLTEIYAIYLESKSQYREAGLAYESIKNYAKATNCYRSAGATCWQECLFTAYQQDPPLSADSKAELATALADALWEAKDFSSAATIHLDYLSSLETAVKCLCRGYHFAEAIRLVIQHSRPELLETAIDTGLAEALGRTTEFLADCKAQLRAQVPRIAELRLKAAEDPLAFYEGERAGGLDLPDDVSVAASSRVSTSASLFTRYTGKAGSVGTAGTGVSRATSKNRRREEKKRARGRKGTVYEEEYLVNSVRRLVERVEAAKSETERLVFALVRRGMAERARAAEALLADVTEACEVAVREVFAISAAQQLQQQQEQEQQQQQQAGEANAWKASGGEGVFQEFIQEQGKKLEPPVITGMKKLALLG from the exons ATGGGATCTATCGATGCTGGCATTACGGCCGCACGATGGTCCCCAGACGGAGAGCTCTTGACCGTTGTTACAAAAGCCAACACTGTCATCTTTATGGGAAGCACATTCGATCCTGTCGCCGAGGTTACCATGACAGAAGAAGATCTGAAGGCGTCAAAACATGTTTCCGTAGGATGGGGCAAGAAGGAGACACAATTCGAAGGTCGCGGTGCCAAGGCCCTCAGAGATCCTACGATACCACTGAAAGTCGACCAGGGCCTTCCGAGCTCAAACGAAGACGGGTCTGCGTCCATCAGCTGGCGCGGAGATGGCGCATATGTAGCTGTCAACTCAGTTCAAAGCGGTTCTCGGCGCGCCATCAGAGTCTACTCTCGCGAGGGAGAGCTGGATAGTGTCAGCGAGCCCGTGGACGGATTTGAGGGCGCTTTGAGCTGGAGGCCGTCTGGTAATCTAATTGCCGGTATCCAGCGCTTGGCGGATAGAGTCGACGTTGTGTTTTTCGAGCGCAACGGTCTGCGCCATGGACAGTTTACTCTGCGCTCGCCAAACGGCTCCCCCTTGGATGCTAGTGACACCAAGATCCGACTCGAGTGGAACTCAGACTCGACAGTCTTGGCTGTTATTCTCAGCGATACAATTCAACTCTGGACGACGGGCAATTACCATTGGTATCTCAAGCAAGAAATTGCCATGGACCCAGGGTTTGCCTGCCTGGCTTGGCACTCGGAGAAGGCCCTTCGATTTGCTGCAGTGTCGGCGGAGAGCATGATACTCGCCGAGCAAATCTTCCACACATCTCGAGGCTCATGCCGCCTACCGTATGATAACGGAGTAGTCGCCGTTATCGATGGCGAGACTGTCAAGATCACACCCTTCCGCACTGCCAATGTGCCTCCGCCCATGTCCTTGTTCGAGATCAAAGCGGAGTCTTCTGTTGTTGACGTAGCGTTCGGGCGCCAGAACTCTTCATTCGTGGTTCTGCACCAGAAAGGTGTAGACCTCTATGAGCTGCCTTTGAAAAATGGGCGATCAACTAGGCCGGTAGAGGTGCTTAAGCTACCCTTTGATACCCCTAATATGCCGGAGCATCATATACCCCTAAGAATCTGCTGGGTGGCTGACAACAGCTTGCGTTGTATGAGCTACCAAGATGACTTGGGCCATCTACAGCTGGTTGTATCGACTGACGAGGGAAACACTGCCGAAATTAGCATGCTAGATAGCAATCTGATCCTTGGAGCGACCGCTACTCGTGAGGATGATTCTACTGTTGAGAGCTATGGTCAGGACCAATCCGGAAGATTGTACAGGCTCTCGAATTTTGGACATGAACTTCTTCCATTCCAGTTCACAACGCAACTTCCATGGTTCGAAGTCAGCAAGCATGAAGACGTCGAGATGGCCTTTGGACTTTCGAGAGCGGGGCACATCTTTGCCAACTCTAGATTATTGGCCAAGAATTGTACTTCTTTTGTTGTTACGCCGAATCACCTCATTTACACCACTAGCAATCACTTTGTCAAGTACGTGCACTTGACAGCAGACGTTGAGG ATTTGGAAGTTCCTGGCGATGATCCTGAAAAGGACGAGCGTTGCCGTAGCGTAGAACGTGGTTCCCGTCTGGTCACAGCAATGCCAACTAATATGAGCATTGTACTTCAAATGCCACGAGGCAACTTGGAAACCATCTTCCCCAGAGCCATGGTGGTTGCCGGTATCAGAAGCTTAATTGATGAGAAGAACTATGCACGGGCATTTTCTTACTGTCGATCGCAGCGAGTCGATATGAACATTCTATATGATCACAAACCCGAACAGTTTCTCTCAAGCGTTGGACTCTTCCTGGATCAACTCGGCGAGGTCTCTTACATCGATCTATTCCTCTCATCACTTCGAGAGGAAGATGTCACGCAGACCATGTATCAAGATACCAAGCGATCCAAAGCTCACTTCCACAGCATCAACGCGGTCCCAGAACAACCGCCACCCTCTACGAAGCCTCAAGGTTCCAAGGTCAATGCAATTTGCGACGCGGTTCTGAAAGGCCTACAGTCCCTCAAAGCAACTCACCTCCAAAACATCATCTCCGCGCACGTCTGCAAAGTGCCTCCAGCTATGGATGACGGATTGACTCTTGTAGCTGAGCTGATGCAGGAAGACGAGAAACTTGCCGAAAAGGCGGTAGAACATATATGCTTCCTCGTGGATGTCAACCGAGTGTACGAGAATGCTTTGGGTCTATACAACCTTGATCTTGCTTTGCTTGTTGCACAACAGTCTCAGCGAGATCCAAGAGAATATCTGCCCTTTATTCAAAACCTACACGTTCTTTCTGAGCTTCGCCGAAAGTTTGAGATTGACGACCACCTCGCACGTCGGCAGAAGGCATTGGGTCATCTCCAGGCTCTTGATGCATTCGACGAACTGTGCAAGTACACTAGCAAGCACGACCTCTACCAAGACTCCCTCAAACTCTATCGATACGACCCGCCCCGTCTACAGACACTGACTGAAATCTATGCCATCTATCTGGAATCGAAATCTCAATATCGGGAAGCAGGTTTAGCATACGAATCTATCAAAAACTACGCCAAAGCCACCAACTGCTACCGTTCAGCCGGTGCCACATGCTGGCAGGAATGTCTCTTCACAGCCTACCAGCAAGATCCTCCCCTTTCTGCAGACAGCAAAGCCGAGCTTGCTACCGCCCTCGCAGACGCCCTCTGGGAGGCCAAAGACTTCTCCTCTGCCGCGACTATCCACCTCGATTATCTTTCTTCGCTCGAGACTGCTGTCAAGTGTCTCTGCCGTGGCTACCATTTCGCCGAGGCTATTCGCCTTGTCATTCAACACTCACGTCCCGAGCTTCTTGAGACCGCCATTGACACTGGGCTCGCCGAAGCACTCGGCCGGACGACGGAATTCTTGGCTGACTGCAAGGCCCAGCTTCGCGCCCAAGTCCCCCGCATTGCTGAGCTTCGCCTGAAAGCTGCCGAAGACCCCCTCGCTTTCTATGAAGGCGAGCGTGCCGGCGGACTGGATCTGCCTGATGACGTCTCCGTAGCGGCAAGTTCGCGCGTCAGCACTTCCGCCAGTTTGTTCACTCGCTACACTGGCAAGGCAGGCAGCGTGGGCACCGCGGGCACAGGCGTCAGTCGCGCTACGAGCAAGAACCGTCggcgagaggaaaagaagcgcgCTAGAGGACGAAAGGGCACTGTCTACGAGGAAGAGTATCTGGTCAACAGTGTGCGACGACTTGTCGAGCGCGTGGAGGCTGCCAAATCCGAAACCGAGAGGCTAGTTTTCGCCCTCGTGAGGAGGGGCATGGCTGAGCGAGCGAGAGCCGCAGAGGCGCTCTTGGCGGACGTGACGGAGGCTTGCGAGGTTGCGGTGAGGGAAGTATTCGCTATTTCGGCGGCACAGCAacttcaacagcagcaggaacaggagcaacagcagcagcagcaagctggtGAGGCGAATGCGTGGAAGGCTTCTGGAGGAGAGGGCGTGTTTCAGGAATTCATTCAAGAGCAGGGTAAGAAGCTTGAACCGCCGGTTATTACAgggatgaagaagctggcattATTGGGATGA
- a CDS encoding uncharacterized protein (EggNog:ENOG41~BUSCO:EOG092D1AZP), translated as MQPQASAAQRAYSQRRSPGAADPGPPPSVRAISPGIPPGQAQRQSNVSVRSAPSSSGSRRANREGSSGSGSGSNMPLSQIEKSVTHLLVATKQLLETLTQWSRGQATDAQVSDVYVRLGYEFNMACRAFTAINVDTSDLGNVPDLLRSILEACLSQEASAESLEKYLPRIRDIIINLLHGLKRKQQRLRQKQGRDRESSVPERTTSVSTIASGSSGLTNMLEDTLESHRPTSHRPGSGPQPNGGSSPTRRFNAERDQSRGSAASEMSSVSSSTMQNMPVVPPYPAEESPMPSMPPVPPSADLNIDSFPPPPPPPPDNTSSALAALQKGGDLERRASRRYSQYQISKHLGGSGSAVPMLPSQTGTLPNRGRKEARESLRAVQSRESVRHSRTASQIKRGSTYNNSPIRVPSQVAEENLSAQPAESPIAKTPDDKYAPGATLSGPLNDANPFMVESPQSETKKEQKIKPNDTPTTAPLPAESKPNENYFQVSPPPTPTKDLTLFLQYKSKVKKIVLPEGRDELSIGRLQLAFIDKFSWNTQQNGADLPEIYIQDPVSGVRHELEDLSDIKDRTVLVLNVEPLDEVKRHIDEGMSALTKIVREVKQNVDDQAVTLQRVSDRQQETAKEMAQIVEQAQQAPVRAADEPKTLTLLGAGKKFSSGQIGEVQTLRRDLAVLRQTYSTFQSEIQASMSTIRSKAANVKTVAAKAAIPSMDGDNGYAYVTNGRKQLNADSDRLVAKVDDLQDLVEDLRKDVVHRGVRPLPRQLEVVSKDVTSLSKQLKAMEDYMNKEKPIWTKIWEKELEDVCQGRDELRIMEELLIDLRDDLEKASETFALVEQATKEQMKDAGTGPSAGTARTFSKGVNLSNLGNSVNQSAAKEDMLGEVRALQPNHQDRLEAIERAEKLRQKELKNRSDNALHREIRNFVAEGKLKKSGGFEEVERARLAKDEKIRREVWERMNGMVAEEDEEEEEEEEEEEEEEEEEEEGEEGEEGGEGGEEEVNESAAGSQPGSPKKAESPTAANA; from the exons ATGCAGCCGCAAGCCTCTGCCGCTCAGAGAGCATATTCGCAGCGGCGCTCTCCAGGTGCTGCCGATCCTGGGCCCCCGCCTTCGGTGCGAGCCATTTCTCCCGGCATCCCGCCAGGCCAAGCCCAGCGACAGTCCAACGTCTCTGTCAGGTCTGCTCCGTCAAGCAGCGGCTCTAGGAGGGCAAACCGCGAG GGTTCATCCGGATCGGGAAGTGGTTCCAATATGCCATTGTCGCAAATTGAAAAGAGCGTCACTCACCTGCTCGTAGCCACAAAACAGCTTCTCGAAACACTAACGCAATGGTCGCGCGGCCAGGCAACCGATGCGCAAGTCTCCGACGTCTACGTGCGATTAGGCTATGAGTTCAACATGGCTTGCCGGGCCTTCACGGCCATCAACGTTGACACATCCGACCTCGGCAACGTCCCGGATCTGCTTCGGAGTATACTCGAGGCCTGCCTCAGCCAAGAGGCCAGTGCCGAGAGCTTGGAGAAATATCTGCCTAGGATTCGAgatatcatcatcaacctgCTCCACGGACTGAAGCGAAAACAACAGAGGCTGCGCCAGAAACAGGGGCGGGATAGGGAATCCTCTGTACCGGAGAGAACCACCAGCGTCAGTACGATTGCCAGTGGAAGCAGCGGATTGACAAATATGCTCGAGGATACCTTGGAGAGCCATCGACCAACTTCCCATCGACCCGGATCCGGTCCCCAGCCGAATGGTGGATCATCGCCCACACGGCGCTTCAACGCTGAACGAGACCAATCTAGGGGATCGGCTGCGTCAGAGATGTCCTCTGTTTCTAGCTCTACCATGCAGAACATGCCTGTAGTGCCGCCTTACCCAGCGGAAGAGTCGCCCATGCCTTCAATGCCTCCAGTGCCGCCATCAGCAGATCTTAATATCGATTCATTCCCACCTCCgcctccaccaccgccggATAATACATCTAGTGCTTTGGCAGCGCTTCAAAAAGGCGGTGATTTGGAAAGAAGGGCATCCCGACGCTACTCTCAATATCAGATCTCGAAACATCTCGGAGGGTCCGGTAGTGCCGTCCCTATGCTTCCCTCGCAAACCGGGACTTTACCGAATAGGGGAAGAAAGGAGGCCAGAGAATCGCTGCGCGCTGTTCAATCACGCGAATCTGTTCGACATAGCCGTACTGCATCGCAAATCAAAAGGGGCAGTACTTACAACAATTCCCCTATTCGAGTTCCCAGCCAGGTAGCAGAAGAAAATTTATCTGCCCAGCCAGCCGAGAGCCCGATTGCGAAGACCCCGGACGACAAGTATGCACCAGGTGCAACTCTTTCTGGGCCTCTAAACGATGCCAATCCTTTCATGGTCGAATCGCCGCAATCTGAAACcaagaaagaacaaaaaattAAGCCAAACGATACCCCGACAACAGCACCTCTTCCCGCAGAGTCAAAGCCAAACGAGAACTATTTCCAGGTTTCGCCCCCGCCAACACCGACAAAAGACTTGACACTCTTCCTCCAGTACAAATCAAAAGTTAAGAAGATTGTTCTGCCCGAAGGTCGCGATGAACTTTCCATTGGACGCTTGCAGCTGGCTTTTATAGATAAGTTCTCTTGGAACACGCAGCAAAACGGCGCCGATTTACCCGAGATTTACATCCAAGACCCGGTATCTGGTGTCCGTCATGAGTTGGAAGACTTAAGCGATATCAAGGATCGAACTGTTTTGGTGCTCAACGTGGAGCCGCTCGACGAAGTTAAGCGACACATTGACGAGGGCATGTCTGCGCTTACCAAGATTGTTCGAGAGGTGAAGCAGAATGTGGATGACCAAGCCGTCACGCTCCAGCGGGTGTCAGATCGCCAACAAGAGACTGCCAAGGAGATGGCCCAGATTGTGGAGCAGGCTCAGCAGGCCCCTGTACGAGCTGCAGATGAACCAAAGACTCTGACTCTATTGGGAGCCGGAAAGAAGTTCAGCAGCGGCCAGATTGGAGAAGTCCAAACCTTGCGGCGCGATCTTGCTGTTCTCCGACAAACTTACTCCACTTTCCAATCTGAGATTCAAGCTTCCATGTCCACTATTCGCAGCAAAGCAGCAAATGTCAAAACAGTGGCTGCCAAGGCCGCAATCCCTAGTATGGATGGAGATAACGGATATGCCTACGTTACGAATGGACGGAAACAGCTCAACGCCGACTCGGATCGACTGGTTGCCAAGGTTGACGACCTCCAAGACTTGGTGGAAGATTTGCGCAAGGACGTCGTACACCGCGGTGTCCGACCACTACCTCGACAGCTTGAAGTCGTTTCTAAAGACGTTACTTCGCTCTCTAAACAGCTAAAGGCAATGGAAGATTACATGAACAAGGAGAAGCCGATCTGGACCAAGATTTGGGAAAAGGAGCTCGAAGATGTTTGCCAGGGTCGTGATGAGCTGCGCATTATGGAGGAGCTGCTTATTGACCTGCGCGACGACTTGGAGAAGGCGTCAGAGACTTTTGCTCTCGTGGAGCAAGCCACCAAAGAGCAGATGAAGGATGCCGGCACCGGCCCCAGCGCTGGTACCGCGCGTACTTTTTCCAAGGGCGTTAACCTCAGCAACCTCGGCAACAGCGTCAATCAGAGTGCCGCCAAAGAAGACATGTTGGGGGAGGTGCGAGCTTTGCAGCCCAACCACCAAGACCGTCTCGAGGCGATTGAGCGTGCTGAGAAGCTGCGACAGAAAGAATTGAAGAACCGTTCGGATAACGCACTGCATCGTGAGATTCGCAACTTTGTCGCCGAGGGCAAGCTGAAGAAATCGGGAGGCTTCGAAGAAGTTGAGCGAGCACGATTGGCCAAGGATGAAAAGATCCGACGTGAGGTGTGGGAGCGTATGAATGGCATGGtcgctgaagaagatgaggaagaggaagaggaagaggaagaggaagaggaagaggaagaggaggaggaggaaggtgaagaaggtgaagaagggGGTGAAGGGGGTGAAGAGGAAGTTAATGAAAGTGCTGCCGGGAGCCAACCTGGTTCACCAAAGAAGGCCGAGAGCCCGACAGCGGCCAATGCCTAA